A region of Mustela lutreola isolate mMusLut2 chromosome 17, mMusLut2.pri, whole genome shotgun sequence DNA encodes the following proteins:
- the GIGYF1 gene encoding GRB10-interacting GYF protein 1 isoform X3, translating into MAAETLNFGPEWLRALSSGGSVASPPPSPAMPKYKLADYRYGREEMLALYVKENKVPDELQDREFAAVLQEEPQQPLALEPLTEEEQRNFSLSVNSVAVLRLMGKGAGPPLGGTSRGRGSTRSRGRGRGDSCFYQRSIEEGDGAFGRNPREIQRSQSWDDRGERRFEKSARRDGARSGFEEGGAGPRKEHARSDSENWRSLREEQEEEEEGSWRLGAGPRRDGDRWRSASPDGGPRSAGWREHGDRRRKFEFDLRGDRGGCGEEEGRGGGGSAHLRRCRGPDGFEEDKDGLPEWCLDDEDEEMGTFDASGAFLPLKKGPKEPIPEEQELDFQGLEEEEEEPPEGLDEGGPEAGGKELTPLPPQEEKSSSPSPLPTLGPLWGATGEGDDAADQDLPAAEDDVRGLPLSPGVGSPSGPPGDLEDDEGLKHLQQEAEKLVASLQDSSLEEEQFTAAMQAQGLRHSAAATALPLSHGAARKWFYKDPQGEIQGPFTTQEMAEWFQAGYFSMALLVKRGCDEGFQPLGEVIKMWGRVPFAPGPSPPPLLERLKKQQEMAAAALYQQLQHQQFLQLVGSRQLPQCALREKAALGDLSPPQQQQLAAFLQQLQALKPPRGGDQNLLPTMNRSLSVPDSGPLWDIHTSASSQSGGEASLWDIPINSSTQGPILEQLQLQHKFQERREVELRAKREEEERKRREEKRRQQQQQEEQKRRQEEEELFRRKQVRQQELLLKLLQQQQAVAAVPVPPAPSSPPPLWAGLAKQGLSMKTLLELQLEGERQLHKQPVPREPSRAQAPNHRVQLGGLSSAPLNQWVSEAGPLWGGPDKSGGGSGGPGLWEDTLKSGGSLARSLGLKNSRSSPSLSDSYSHLSGRPVRKKTEEEEKLLKLLQGIPRPQDGFTQWCEQMLHTLSTTGSLDVPMAVAILKEVESPYDVHDYIRSCLGDTLEAKEFAKQFLERRAKQKASQQRQQQQEAWLSSGSLQTAFQTNHSTKLGPGEGSKAKRRALMLHSDPSILGEFGGVATKAAFYSAGARSLGRAQTQLLPGFRVLPARTFW; encoded by the exons ATGGCAGCAGAGACCCTCAATTTTGGGCCTGAGTG GTTGAGAGCGCTTTCCAGTGGTGGCAGCgtggcctccccgcccccctcccccgccatgcCCAAGTACAAGCTGGCTGACTACCGCTACGGGCGAGAGGAGATGCTGGCGCTCTACGTCAAGGAGAACAAG GTGCCGGATGAGCTGCAGGACAGGGAGTTTGCTGCGGTGCTACAGGAGGAGCCGCAGCAGCCGCTGGCGCTAGAGCCGCTGACCGAGGAGGAGCAg AGAAACTTCTCCCTGTCAGTGAACAGTGTGGCTGTGCTGAGGCTGATGGGGAAAGGGGCTGGTCCCCCCCTAGGTGGCACCTCCCGTGGCAGGGGCAGCACTCGGAGCCGAG GCCGAGGCCGTGGTGACAGTTGCTTTTACCAAAGAAGCATTGAAGAAGGCGATGGGGCCTTCGGCCGAAACCCCCGGGAGATCCAGCGTAGCCAGAGTTGGGATGACAG AGGCGAGAGAAGGTTTGAGAAGTCGGCCAGGAGGGATGGAG cacgATCCGGGTttgaggagggaggggctggcccgAGGAAGGAGCATGCCCGCTCGGATAGCGAGAACTGGCGTTCTCTTCGGGaggagcaagaggaggaggaggagggcagttGGAGACTCGGGGCAGGACCCCGGCGAGACGGCGACCGCTGGCGCTCAGCCAGCCCTG ATGGCGGCCCCCGCTCTGCTGGCTGGCGGGAACACGGGGACCGGCGTCGCAAGTTTGAGTTTGATTTGCGAGGGGACCGAGGAGGGTGTGGTGAAGAggaagggcggggtgggggaggcagcgcTCACCTGCGGAGGTGCCGGGGGCCTGACGGCTTCGAGGAAGACAAGGATGGGCTCCCAGAATGGTGCCTGGATGACGAGGACGAAGAGATGGGCACCTTCGATGCCTCGGGGGCCTTCCTGCCTCTCAAG AAGGGCCCTAAGGAGCCCATTCCTGAGGAGCAGGAGCTTGACTTCCAGggcctggaggaagaggaggaagagcctCCCGAAGGGCTAGACGAGGGGGGGCCTGAGGCAG GAGGAAAGGAGCTAACCCCACTACCTCCTCAGGAGGAGAAGTCCAgttccccctccccactgcccacctTGGGCCCACTCTGGGGGGCTACTGGGGAAGGGGATGACGCCGCAGACCAGGACTTGCCAGCAGCTGAAG ATGATGTGAGGGGACTGCCGCTGAGTCCTGGGGTAGGCTCACCGTCTGGCCCACCTGGAGATCTGGAGGATGATGAAGGCCTGAAACACCTGCAGCAG gaggcagagaagctggtGGCCTCCCTGCAGgacagctccctggaggaggagcaGTTCACGGCCGCCATGCAGGCCCAGGGCCTGCGCCACTCAGCGGCTGCCACCGCCCTCCCCCTCAGCCATGGTGCCGCCCGGAAGTGGTTCTACAAGGACCCCCAGGGGGAGATCCAAG GCCCCTTCACAACACAGGAGATGGCAGAGTGGTTCCAGGCGGGCTATTTTTCCATGGCGCTGCTTGTGAAGCGGGGCTGCGATGAGGGCTTCCAGCCCCTGGGTGAGGTGATCAAGATGTGGGGTCGCGTGCCCTTTGCCCCAGGACCCTCGCCACCCCCACTGCTG GAGCggctgaagaagcagcaggagaTGGCCGCCGCAGCCTTGTACCAGCAGCTGCAGCACCAGCAGTTCCTGCAGCTGGTTGGCAG CCGGCAGCTCCCGCAGTGCGCGCTCCGGGAGAAGGCGGCTCTGGGGGACCTGAGTCcaccacagcagcagcagctcgcGGCGTTCCTGCAGCAGCTCCAAGCTCTCAAACCGCCCAG AGGCGGGGACCAGAACCTGCTCCCGACCATGAACCGGTCCTTGTCGGTGCCGGATTCGGGCCCCCTCTGGGACATACATACCTCAGCCTCATCACAGTCAG GCGGTGAGGCCAGTCTTTGGGACATACCAATTAACTCTTCGACTCAGGGTCCAATTCTAGAACAACTCCAGCTGCAACACAAA TTCCAAGAGCGCAGAGAAGTGGAGCTCAGGGCGaagcgggaggaggaggagcgcaAGCGGCGGGAGGAgaagcggcggcagcagcagcagcaggaggagcagaagcggcggcaggaggaggaggagctgttTCGCCGCAAGCAG GTGCGGCAGCAGGAGCTCCTGCTGAAGCTGctccagcagcagcaggcagtggCCGCTGTCCCCGTGCCGCCGGCGCCCAGCTCCCCGCCCCCGCTGTGGGCCGGCCTGGCCAAGCAGGGGCTGTCCATGAAGACGCTGCTCGAGCTGCAGTTGGAGGGCGAGCGGCAGCTGCACAAGCAGCCGGTGCCCCGGGAGCCGTCGCGGGCCCAGGCCCCCAACCACCGTGTG CAGCTTGGGGGCCTGAGCTCGGCCCCCCTGAACCAGTGGGTGTCTGAGGCCGGGCCGCTGTGGGGCGGGCCCGACAAGAGCGGGGGCGGCAGCGGCGGCCCGGGGCTCTGGGAGGACACCCTCAAGAGCGGCGGGAGCCTGGCCCGCAGCCTGGGTTTGAAGAACAGCCGGAGCAGCCCCTCTCTCAG TGACTCGTACAGCCACCTGTCGGGTCGGCCCGTGCGCAAAAAGacggaggaggaagagaagctgcTGAAGCTGCTGCAGGGCATCCCCAGGCCCCAGGACGGCTTCACCCAGTGGTGCGAGCAGATGCTGCACACGCTGAGCACCACGGGCAGCCTGGATG tGCCCATGGCTGTAGCGATCCTCAAGGAGGTGGAATCCCCCTACGACGTCCACGATTATATCCGTTCCTGCTTGGGGGACACGCTGGAAGCCAAAGAATTTGCCAAACAGTTCCTAGAGCGGAGGGCCAAGCAGAAAGCCAgccagcagcggcagcagcagcag gAGGCGTGGCTGAGCAGTGGCTCCCTACAGACAGCCTTTCAGACCAACCACAGCACCAAACTCGGCCCTGGGGAGGGCAGCAAGGCCAAGAGGCGGGCGCTGATGCTGCACTCAGATCCTAGCATCTTGGGTGAGTTCGGGGGTGTGGCCACGAAGGCGGCTTTTTACTCAGCAGGGGCCAGGAGCCTGGGGAGAGCTCAAACCCAGCTTCTCCCCGGCTTCAGGGTACTCCCTGCACGGACCTTCTGGTGA